A window of the Streptomyces sp. Ag109_O5-10 genome harbors these coding sequences:
- a CDS encoding hemolysin family protein: MSPQIVLGAIALVVVAWLAACAEAGIARVSSFRAEEAVKSGRRGSAKLAELAADPTRYLNVALLVRVACEMAAAALVTYECLQEIPATWQALLAAIGVMVLVSYVAIGVSPRTIGRQHPLNTATAAAYVLLPLARIMGPIPYLLILIGNALTPGKGFRRGPFASEAELRALVDLAEKESLIEDDERRMVHSVFELGDTLVREVMVPRTDLVVIERYKTIRQALTLALRSGFSRIPVTGESEDDIVGIVYLKDLVRKTHISRESESDLVSTAMRPAFFVPDTKNAGDLLREMQKERNHVAVVIDEYGGTAGIVTIEDILEEIVGEITDEYDRELPPVTDLGDDRYRVTARLDITDLGELYGLEEYDDEDVETVGGLLAKALGRVPIAGASAQVELPDGRRLALTAESAAGRRNKIVTVLVEPVPVPDASEDDPE; encoded by the coding sequence ATGAGTCCGCAGATCGTCCTCGGCGCGATCGCGCTGGTCGTCGTCGCCTGGCTGGCCGCCTGCGCCGAGGCCGGCATCGCCCGCGTCTCCAGCTTCCGGGCCGAGGAGGCGGTGAAGTCGGGGCGGCGCGGCAGTGCCAAGCTCGCCGAACTCGCCGCCGACCCCACCCGCTACCTCAACGTGGCGCTGCTGGTCCGCGTCGCCTGCGAGATGGCGGCCGCGGCCCTGGTCACCTACGAGTGCCTCCAGGAGATCCCCGCCACCTGGCAGGCGCTGCTCGCCGCGATCGGCGTGATGGTCCTCGTGTCGTACGTCGCCATCGGCGTCTCCCCGCGCACCATCGGCCGCCAGCACCCGCTGAACACGGCGACGGCCGCCGCGTACGTGCTGCTGCCGCTGGCCCGCATCATGGGCCCGATCCCGTATCTGCTCATCCTCATCGGCAACGCGCTCACCCCCGGCAAGGGCTTCAGGCGCGGCCCGTTCGCCTCCGAGGCCGAACTGCGCGCGCTGGTCGACCTCGCCGAGAAGGAGTCGCTGATCGAGGACGACGAGCGCCGCATGGTGCATTCGGTCTTCGAACTCGGCGACACACTCGTCCGGGAGGTCATGGTCCCGCGCACCGACCTCGTCGTCATCGAGCGGTACAAGACGATCCGCCAGGCCCTCACCCTCGCCCTGCGCTCGGGTTTCTCGCGCATCCCCGTCACCGGGGAGAGCGAGGACGACATCGTCGGCATCGTGTATCTCAAGGACCTGGTCCGCAAGACCCACATCAGCCGGGAGTCCGAGTCCGACCTGGTCTCCACGGCGATGCGGCCCGCGTTCTTCGTGCCCGACACCAAGAACGCCGGCGACCTGCTGCGCGAGATGCAGAAGGAACGCAACCACGTCGCCGTCGTCATCGACGAGTACGGCGGCACGGCCGGGATCGTCACCATCGAGGACATCCTGGAGGAGATCGTCGGCGAGATCACCGACGAGTACGACCGTGAACTCCCGCCCGTCACCGACCTCGGCGACGACCGCTACCGGGTCACCGCCCGGCTCGACATCACCGACCTCGGCGAGCTGTACGGCCTGGAGGAGTACGACGACGAGGACGTGGAGACGGTCGGCGGCCTGCTCGCGAAGGCCCTCGGCAGGGTGCCGATCGCCGGCGCCTCCGCCCAGGTCGAACTCCCCGACGGCCGCAGGCTGGCCCTCACCGCCGAGTCGGCGGCCGGCCGCCGCAACAAGATCGTGACGGTACTGGTGGAGCCGGTGCCGGTGCCCGACGCCTCGGAGGACGACCCCGAGTGA
- the era gene encoding GTPase Era produces the protein MGPMSVRSQSTEPSESSEAVHRAGFACFVGRPNAGKSTLTNALVGQKVAITANQPQTTRHTVRGIVHRDDAQLILVDTPGLHKPRTLLGERLNDVVRTTWAEVDVIGFCLPANEKIGPGDRFIAKELAGIRKTPKVAIVTKTDLVDSKTLAEQLIAIDQLGTELGFEWAEIVPVSAVGDKQVKLLADLLVPLLPEGPALYPEGDLTDEPEQVMIAELIREAALEGVRDELPHSIAVVVEEMLPREDRPADKPLLDIHANLFIERPSQKGIIIGPKGKRLKEVGIKSRKQIEALLGTPVFLDLHVKVAKDWQRDPKQLRRLGF, from the coding sequence ATGGGGCCCATGAGCGTTCGCAGCCAGTCAACCGAGCCGTCGGAATCGTCGGAGGCCGTCCACCGGGCGGGCTTCGCCTGTTTCGTGGGCCGCCCCAACGCGGGCAAGTCCACCCTCACGAACGCTCTGGTCGGGCAGAAGGTCGCGATCACCGCGAACCAGCCGCAGACGACGCGGCACACGGTACGCGGCATCGTGCACCGCGACGACGCCCAGCTGATCCTGGTCGACACCCCCGGCCTGCACAAACCGCGCACCCTGCTCGGCGAGCGCCTCAACGACGTGGTCCGCACCACCTGGGCCGAGGTGGACGTGATCGGGTTCTGTCTCCCGGCGAACGAGAAGATCGGCCCCGGTGACCGTTTCATCGCCAAGGAACTGGCCGGGATCCGCAAGACCCCGAAGGTCGCGATCGTCACCAAGACCGACCTGGTCGACTCCAAGACCCTTGCCGAGCAACTGATCGCCATCGACCAGCTCGGCACGGAGCTGGGCTTCGAGTGGGCCGAGATCGTGCCGGTCTCGGCGGTCGGCGACAAGCAGGTGAAGCTCCTGGCCGACCTCCTCGTCCCGCTCCTCCCCGAGGGCCCGGCGCTCTACCCCGAGGGCGACCTCACCGACGAGCCCGAGCAGGTCATGATCGCCGAGCTGATCCGCGAGGCGGCCCTGGAGGGCGTCCGCGACGAGCTGCCGCACTCCATCGCCGTCGTCGTCGAGGAGATGCTCCCGCGCGAGGACCGCCCCGCCGACAAGCCCCTCCTGGACATCCACGCCAACCTCTTCATCGAGCGCCCCAGCCAGAAGGGCATCATCATCGGCCCCAAGGGCAAGCGCCTGAAGGAGGTCGGCATCAAGAGCCGCAAGCAGATCGAGGCGCTGCTCGGCACGCCGGTCTTCCTCGACCTGCACGTGAAGGTCGCCAAGGACTGGCAGCGGGACCCCAAGCAGCTGCGGCGCCTGGGGTTCTGA
- a CDS encoding WxL protein peptidoglycan domain-containing protein codes for MRRVKPYVLLLSLILGVLCTAGPARAADNGSWSVYPVASKIAARPYFYLSLDPGQTITDKVAVANKTGEPLAFRLYAADAYNTARDGGFAVRTVKERMRGVGAWARIGKARVTVPAHGTVTVPFTLRVPKGAEPGDHPGAIVALDEKVDPGSGSLALGVQRAVGARVYLRVSGPTLPALAVENVHISHHQPLVPGLGAGTATISYTLHNTGNVTLDPKVRLRAEGLFGRTLLSRDLTGVPSELLPGERVALTARWRGAPQFDRGKVTLTASATGTRESASASFLALPWLVLAVVFAAGATAGALFARSRRRGRRPFAGWFRGRRGRVRRSAPVRPSPPAAPTPSRPRSSPSARP; via the coding sequence ATGCGTCGCGTCAAGCCGTATGTCCTCCTCCTGAGCCTGATCCTCGGCGTCCTGTGCACGGCGGGTCCCGCGCGCGCCGCCGACAACGGAAGCTGGTCCGTCTACCCGGTCGCCTCGAAGATCGCGGCGCGGCCGTACTTCTACCTCTCCCTCGACCCCGGGCAGACGATCACCGACAAGGTGGCCGTCGCCAACAAGACCGGCGAGCCGCTGGCCTTCCGGCTGTACGCGGCCGACGCCTACAACACCGCGCGGGACGGCGGCTTCGCCGTCCGGACGGTGAAGGAGAGGATGCGGGGCGTGGGGGCCTGGGCCCGGATCGGGAAGGCGCGGGTCACCGTGCCGGCGCACGGGACGGTCACCGTGCCCTTCACGCTGCGGGTGCCGAAGGGCGCCGAGCCGGGTGACCATCCCGGCGCGATCGTCGCGCTGGACGAGAAGGTCGATCCGGGGTCCGGGTCCCTGGCGCTCGGCGTGCAGCGGGCGGTCGGCGCCCGGGTCTACCTGCGGGTGAGCGGGCCGACGCTCCCGGCCCTCGCCGTCGAGAACGTGCACATCAGCCACCACCAGCCGCTCGTGCCCGGCCTCGGAGCCGGCACGGCGACCATCTCCTACACCCTGCACAACACCGGGAACGTCACCCTGGACCCGAAGGTGCGGCTGCGTGCCGAGGGTCTGTTCGGCCGGACGCTGCTCAGCCGCGACCTCACCGGGGTCCCCTCCGAACTGCTGCCGGGGGAGCGGGTCGCGCTCACCGCGCGCTGGCGGGGCGCACCGCAGTTCGACCGGGGGAAGGTGACGCTGACGGCCAGCGCGACCGGCACCAGGGAGTCGGCGAGCGCGTCGTTTCTCGCGCTGCCGTGGCTGGTGCTGGCGGTGGTGTTCGCCGCCGGGGCGACGGCCGGCGCGCTGTTCGCCCGGTCGCGGCGCAGGGGCCGCAGGCCGTTCGCCGGGTGGTTCAGAGGGCGTCGGGGCCGCGTTCGCCGGTCCGCACCCGTACGACCGTCTCCACCGGCAGCGCCCACACCTTCCCGTCCCCGATCTTCCCCGTCTGCGCGGCCTTGA
- the ybeY gene encoding rRNA maturation RNase YbeY — translation MSIDVNNESGTEVDEQAILDIARYALARMRIHPLSELSVIVVDADAMEQLHIQWMDLPGPTDVMSFPMDELRPPSKDEDEPPQGLLGDIVLCPEVAAKQGAEADTQHSMDEELQLLTVHGVLHLLGYDHEEPDEKAEMFGLQAAIVDGWRGERGLTGPSPAPTVS, via the coding sequence ATGTCGATCGACGTCAACAACGAGTCCGGAACCGAGGTCGACGAGCAGGCGATCCTCGACATCGCCCGCTACGCGCTCGCACGGATGCGCATCCACCCGCTCTCCGAGCTCTCGGTGATCGTCGTGGACGCCGACGCCATGGAGCAGCTGCACATCCAGTGGATGGACCTGCCGGGTCCGACGGATGTCATGTCGTTCCCGATGGACGAGCTGCGGCCGCCGTCGAAGGACGAGGACGAGCCGCCGCAGGGGCTGCTCGGCGACATCGTGCTCTGCCCGGAGGTCGCCGCCAAGCAGGGGGCCGAGGCCGATACCCAGCACTCCATGGACGAGGAGCTCCAGCTGCTCACCGTCCATGGCGTGCTGCACCTGCTCGGCTACGACCACGAGGAGCCCGACGAGAAGGCCGAGATGTTCGGTCTGCAGGCGGCCATCGTGGACGGCTGGCGCGGGGAGCGGGGCCTGACCGGGCCCTCGCCGGCGCCGACCGTCTCGTAA
- a CDS encoding cytidine deaminase: MTESNALDAEDRKIVTLARSARARNGVPEGAAVRDSTGRTYVAGTVELASLKLSALRTAVAMAVASGAESLEAAAVVSGADGVSAEDLAAVRDLGGPGTPVLLAGADGEVRLTVPA, translated from the coding sequence ATGACCGAGAGCAACGCGCTTGATGCCGAGGACCGCAAGATCGTCACCCTGGCCCGCTCGGCCCGGGCCCGCAACGGGGTGCCCGAGGGGGCGGCCGTACGGGACTCGACGGGCCGTACGTATGTGGCGGGGACCGTGGAGCTCGCCTCGCTGAAGCTGAGCGCGCTGCGGACGGCGGTGGCGATGGCGGTGGCGTCGGGGGCGGAGTCGTTGGAGGCGGCGGCGGTGGTTTCCGGGGCCGACGGGGTTTCGGCGGAGGATCTGGCGGCGGTGCGGGATCTTGGCGGGCCGGGGACGCCGGTGCTGCTCGCGGGGGCCGACGGGGAGGTGCGGCTCACTGTCCCTGCCTAG
- a CDS encoding PhoH family protein, with protein MTQTPTAHTPAQQQARAQFEVPAQHPMVTVLGSGDSLLRVIEKAFPAADIHVRGNEISAVGDAREVALIQRLFDEMMLVLRTGQPMTEDGVERSIAMLRASENGEGAEETPAQVLTQNILSSRGRTIRPKTLNQKRYVDAIDKHTIVFGIGPAGTGKTYLAMAKAVQALQSKQVNRIILTRPAVEAGERLGFLPGTLYEKIDPYLRPLYDALHDMLDPDSIPRLMAAGTIEVAPLAYMRGRTLNDAFIILDEAQNTSPEQMKMFLTRLGFESKIVITGDVTQVDLPNGTKSGLRQVQDILDGVDDVHFSRLTSHDVVRHKLVGRIVDAYEKYDSTHGTENGTHKGGRPKSAHKGK; from the coding sequence ATGACTCAGACACCCACAGCTCACACTCCCGCGCAGCAGCAGGCCCGAGCTCAGTTCGAGGTTCCCGCCCAGCACCCCATGGTCACCGTGCTGGGATCCGGCGACTCCCTGCTGCGCGTGATCGAGAAGGCCTTCCCGGCGGCCGACATCCATGTCCGGGGCAACGAGATCAGCGCGGTCGGCGACGCACGTGAAGTCGCCCTCATACAGCGCCTGTTCGACGAGATGATGCTGGTGCTCCGCACCGGGCAGCCGATGACGGAGGACGGAGTGGAACGCTCGATCGCCATGCTGCGGGCGAGCGAGAACGGGGAGGGCGCGGAGGAGACCCCGGCCCAGGTTCTGACGCAGAACATCCTGTCCTCGCGCGGCCGCACCATCCGCCCCAAGACCCTCAACCAGAAGCGGTACGTCGACGCGATCGACAAGCACACGATCGTCTTCGGCATCGGGCCCGCGGGCACCGGCAAGACCTACCTGGCCATGGCCAAGGCGGTGCAGGCCCTGCAGTCCAAGCAGGTCAACCGCATCATCCTGACCCGGCCCGCGGTCGAGGCGGGCGAGCGGCTCGGCTTCCTGCCGGGCACGCTCTACGAGAAGATCGACCCGTACCTGCGCCCGCTGTACGACGCGCTGCACGACATGCTCGACCCCGACTCGATCCCGCGGCTGATGGCGGCCGGGACCATCGAGGTCGCGCCGCTGGCGTACATGCGCGGCCGTACGCTCAACGACGCCTTCATCATCCTCGACGAGGCGCAGAACACCTCGCCCGAGCAGATGAAGATGTTCCTCACCCGGCTCGGCTTCGAGTCGAAGATCGTGATCACCGGTGACGTGACGCAGGTCGACCTGCCGAACGGCACCAAGTCCGGTCTGCGCCAGGTGCAGGACATCCTGGACGGCGTGGACGACGTGCACTTCTCCCGGCTGACGTCCCACGATGTCGTACGGCACAAGCTGGTGGGCCGTATCGTCGACGCGTACGAGAAGTACGACAGCACGCACGGCACCGAGAACGGCACGCACAAGGGCGGCCGTCCGAAGTCCGCGCACAAGGGGAAGTAG
- a CDS encoding MmcQ/YjbR family DNA-binding protein, giving the protein MTPDRLRAFCLSFNAAEEDFPFNPDVSVFKVLGKMFALSWMDAKPLKVNLKCDPDDAVRLRTDHEGLIAPGYHMNKRHWNTVTVDGDLPDRLVKELIEDSYDLVVAGLPRAERLRLDRP; this is encoded by the coding sequence GTGACCCCGGACCGGCTCCGCGCCTTCTGCCTCTCCTTCAACGCGGCCGAGGAGGACTTTCCCTTCAACCCGGACGTCTCGGTCTTCAAGGTGCTCGGCAAGATGTTCGCGCTGAGCTGGATGGACGCGAAGCCGCTCAAGGTCAACCTCAAGTGCGACCCCGACGACGCGGTGCGGCTCCGCACCGACCACGAGGGGCTGATCGCGCCGGGCTACCACATGAACAAGCGGCACTGGAACACCGTGACCGTGGACGGCGACCTCCCCGACCGGCTCGTGAAAGAGCTGATCGAGGACTCGTACGACCTCGTCGTCGCCGGCCTGCCGAGAGCGGAGCGGCTGCGGCTGGACCGGCCGTGA
- a CDS encoding P-II family nitrogen regulator, which produces MKLITAIVKPYRLDAVKTALQELGVHGLTVTEASGYGRQHGHTEVYRGAEYRVDLVPKVRIEVVVEDADAEPAIEAIVKAAQTGKIGDGKVWALPVETVVRVRTGERGPDAL; this is translated from the coding sequence ATGAAGCTCATCACCGCGATCGTGAAGCCCTACCGCCTCGACGCGGTGAAGACCGCGCTCCAGGAACTCGGCGTGCACGGCCTGACCGTGACCGAGGCCAGCGGCTACGGGCGGCAGCACGGCCACACCGAGGTCTACCGGGGCGCCGAGTACCGCGTCGACCTGGTCCCCAAGGTCCGGATCGAGGTCGTCGTCGAGGACGCCGACGCCGAGCCCGCGATCGAGGCGATCGTCAAGGCCGCGCAGACGGGGAAGATCGGGGACGGGAAGGTGTGGGCGCTGCCGGTGGAGACGGTCGTACGGGTGCGGACCGGCGAACGCGGCCCCGACGCCCTCTGA
- a CDS encoding ammonium transporter: MYLAAAHADTGDTAWLLAATALVLLMTPGLALFYGGMVRTKSVLNMLMMSFVSIALVTVVWLAGGYSLAFGDDLGAGLLGDLAHAGMSGLGPDSVQGTVPTLLFATFQLTFAIITAALISGAIADRAKFGAWLVFVPVWALLVYVPVAHWVWGPGGWIAHHLGALDFAGGLPVEITSGASGLALCLVLGPRLGFKKDAMRPHNLPMVVLGAGLLWFGWFGFNAGSALGANGLAAAVFLNTLAAGCTGLLGWLFVEQKRDGHPTTLGAASGAVAGLVAITPSCGSVSLLGALVVGLAAGVVCSYAVGWKFRLDYDDSLDVVGVHLVGGIIGTLLIGLFAERAMTGGAEGLFYGGGPAQLGRQAVAVVAVAAYAFAVTYGIGKLLDKTMGFRAAEDQEHTGLDLTVHAETAYDHGVLGHGAPVAHSVLPTAQKVDSKP; the protein is encoded by the coding sequence GTGTACCTCGCCGCCGCGCACGCCGACACCGGTGACACCGCCTGGCTGCTCGCCGCGACCGCCCTGGTCCTGCTGATGACGCCGGGGCTGGCCCTGTTCTACGGCGGCATGGTCCGCACGAAGAGCGTCCTCAACATGCTGATGATGAGCTTCGTGTCGATCGCCCTGGTGACGGTGGTGTGGCTGGCGGGCGGCTACTCGCTCGCCTTCGGCGACGACCTCGGGGCCGGACTCCTCGGCGACCTCGCCCACGCGGGCATGAGCGGCCTCGGCCCGGACAGCGTGCAGGGCACCGTCCCCACCCTCCTCTTCGCCACCTTCCAGCTCACCTTCGCGATCATCACGGCCGCGCTGATCAGCGGCGCGATCGCGGACCGGGCGAAATTCGGGGCCTGGCTGGTCTTCGTGCCGGTCTGGGCGCTGCTCGTATACGTTCCGGTCGCGCACTGGGTGTGGGGGCCCGGTGGCTGGATCGCGCACCACCTCGGCGCCCTCGACTTCGCCGGCGGCCTGCCCGTCGAGATCACCTCCGGCGCCTCCGGTCTCGCCCTCTGCCTGGTGCTCGGCCCGCGGCTCGGCTTCAAGAAGGACGCCATGCGGCCGCACAACCTGCCGATGGTGGTCCTGGGCGCCGGTCTGCTCTGGTTCGGCTGGTTCGGCTTCAACGCGGGCAGCGCGCTCGGCGCCAACGGCCTGGCCGCCGCCGTCTTCCTGAACACCCTGGCCGCCGGCTGCACCGGCCTGCTGGGCTGGCTCTTCGTCGAGCAGAAGCGCGACGGCCACCCCACCACCCTGGGCGCGGCCTCCGGCGCGGTCGCCGGCCTGGTCGCCATCACCCCGTCCTGCGGCTCGGTCTCCCTGCTGGGTGCCCTCGTCGTCGGCCTCGCCGCGGGCGTGGTCTGCTCGTACGCGGTGGGCTGGAAGTTCAGGCTGGACTACGACGACTCCCTCGACGTCGTCGGCGTTCACCTGGTCGGCGGAATCATCGGCACCCTGCTGATCGGCCTGTTCGCCGAGAGGGCCATGACCGGCGGCGCCGAGGGCCTCTTCTACGGCGGCGGACCCGCCCAGCTCGGCCGGCAGGCGGTGGCGGTCGTGGCCGTCGCGGCGTACGCGTTCGCCGTGACGTACGGCATCGGCAAGCTGCTCGACAAGACGATGGGCTTCCGGGCGGCCGAGGACCAGGAGCACACCGGCCTGGACCTTACGGTGCACGCCGAGACCGCTTACGATCACGGGGTCCTGGGGCACGGCGCCCCGGTCGCCCACTCCGTCCTCCCAACCGCCCAGAAGGTCGACAGCAAGCCATGA
- a CDS encoding beta-xylosidase, which translates to MGSPPRSRRSRRWRWISLFGATALAVTAGGALACPAGAAGTNVDFATHCIPPAVAGLPPIDGTTAAAVSVDNTSPKVGDTVTVTYTVVTPAANNPTALALPADIMTPTGKVTLGGAQTGDVTVTGPKKNDPVPGYGTFPSFSMTGTFTVTSPGAITLSPGDYNIHTSYILELDTPCTVTNPPAPVSETVTATSTTPVNNRAISLGSASGNPGDSVTVSGRNFTPGATVTLAGRSGSSQTADRATATAGSDGSFSAPLVVNDRTTTGIVAYEGSAWSDGTGAGPAAYVVNDTTPVPPGSQKLTTTVKAGTLSMSQAGDSVALSAVDFGQGGASTGSLQTVTVKDFRGGPAGWSLTGKVTDFTGPGAKIDAGKLSWTPACATKAGSPSTCAAGSAGTVGSSGATLASTPDSTLTGGEFTVDAGLSLAVPAFTPPGSYSGVLTLTLT; encoded by the coding sequence ATGGGTTCACCCCCACGATCACGAAGATCTCGACGGTGGCGCTGGATCTCACTGTTCGGGGCGACCGCGCTCGCGGTCACGGCGGGTGGCGCGCTGGCCTGTCCGGCCGGTGCCGCCGGGACGAACGTCGACTTCGCCACGCACTGCATCCCGCCCGCCGTCGCGGGCCTCCCGCCGATCGACGGCACCACCGCCGCCGCCGTCTCGGTGGACAACACCAGCCCCAAGGTCGGCGACACGGTCACCGTGACCTACACCGTGGTCACGCCCGCCGCCAACAACCCCACCGCCCTCGCCCTGCCGGCCGACATCATGACGCCGACGGGGAAGGTGACGCTGGGCGGCGCGCAGACCGGGGACGTGACGGTGACCGGGCCGAAGAAGAACGATCCGGTGCCGGGGTACGGGACCTTCCCGTCGTTCTCCATGACGGGCACGTTCACCGTGACCTCGCCGGGTGCCATCACCCTCTCGCCCGGTGACTACAACATCCACACCAGCTACATACTGGAGCTGGACACCCCGTGCACGGTCACCAACCCGCCCGCCCCGGTGTCGGAGACCGTCACGGCGACCTCGACCACTCCGGTCAACAACCGTGCCATCAGTCTGGGTTCGGCCTCCGGGAATCCCGGTGACAGCGTGACCGTCAGCGGGCGGAACTTCACGCCGGGGGCCACCGTGACCCTTGCCGGGCGGTCCGGGAGCAGCCAGACCGCCGACAGGGCGACGGCCACCGCGGGCTCCGACGGTTCCTTCAGCGCGCCTCTCGTCGTCAACGACAGGACGACGACCGGGATCGTGGCGTACGAGGGGAGCGCGTGGAGCGACGGCACGGGGGCGGGACCCGCCGCCTACGTCGTCAACGACACCACGCCGGTGCCGCCCGGCAGCCAGAAGCTGACCACCACCGTCAAGGCGGGGACCCTGTCCATGTCCCAGGCCGGGGACTCCGTCGCGCTGTCGGCGGTCGACTTCGGGCAGGGCGGGGCGTCCACGGGCAGCCTGCAGACCGTCACCGTCAAGGACTTCCGTGGCGGGCCGGCCGGCTGGTCGCTCACCGGCAAGGTCACCGACTTCACCGGTCCCGGCGCCAAGATCGACGCCGGGAAGCTGAGCTGGACGCCGGCCTGCGCGACCAAGGCGGGCAGCCCCAGCACCTGTGCGGCCGGTTCGGCGGGCACCGTCGGCAGCTCCGGGGCGACCCTCGCCTCGACGCCGGACTCCACGCTCACCGGCGGTGAGTTCACGGTCGACGCCGGACTCTCCCTGGCCGTACCGGCGTTCACGCCCCCGGGATCGTACTCCGGGGTCCTGACCCTGACGCTCACCTGA